The genomic region AAGATCACCACGTTTCGGGCATACCATGATGCGGCCGAGCCCACAGGTTTCGTCATCGACGACGGGGATTCAAGGATCGGGATATGTCTTGATACCCACGAGGTTTCGGATACGATGAAAACGATCCTTTCAGCCTGTGATGCCGTTGTTCTGGAGAGTAACTACTGCTCTGAAGCAATGAAATCGGATCGGTTCCCGGAATGCGAAATGTGCCGGTCGTGCGGGGCGGAATGTCAGGGAAACAAATGTGTGCTCCGGGTGTATCCCAGATACCTCAAAGACCGGATCCAAAATGACGGGCATCTCTCGAACGAGGATTCGTCAGCATGCATCGCAGAGCTCTCGAAGGATGTCGGGATCATCGCGCTTGCCCATCTTTCGGAAAATTACAATCGTCCAAACATCGCCCGTGAGATGGCCTTGGCGGCAGCAGGCGAAAGCGGAACGAAAATATTTGTCAGTGATCAGCTTGCAGAATACCGGGAACGCCGGCTCGTAAAGTTTCAGGTGTAGGAAATATGCAGTTTGTTGAGTTTGCAGCTATCTGTAATACCATCGAGGAAACTTCCTCGCGTCTTGCCACGGCAGATATTCTGGCCGAAAAGTTCCCGAGCCTCACGGAGGAGGAACTGCCTGTCTTCGTCAGATTCATGCGCGGGAAACTGTTTCCCGACTGGTCATCCGAGAAACTCGGGTTCGGCCCGAACCTTCTGTATGATGCCCTCGCCTACGTTATCGGCAAAAAACGGGATTATGTGGTCTCGGCAATAAACAACTCAGGCGACGTCGGAAAAGTTGTTGAGAGTCTTCTCGAAAAACGTGAACAGACGATGTTCTTCTCGGAAGAACTTGATCTGCTGGATGTGAACGAGCGTTTTCTGCTGATGGCAAAATCCTCCGGCAGAAGATCCCAGCAGGAACGGCTCAGATCCGCCCAGTATCTTCTCTCGAATGCGACTCCGCTGGAAGGAAGATACCTTGCACGACTCATGCTCGAAGAGATGCGGATCGGGGTAGGGGAAGGAGTCGTCAAGGATGCCGTTGCAAAAGCATTCGGCGTCCCGGCAGACGTGATCGAGCATGCCCACCAGGCCCTCAACGATCTGGGTGAAGTGGCCACCCTCGCAAAATCCGATCCAGGCAGACTCACCGAGGTCCATATCACGGCTTTTAGGCCGGTGAAGATGATGCTTGCCCAGCAGGGATCCATCACCTCCATGGTCGAAACCCACGGAAAACTCGCTGCGGAAAATAAATACGACGGCAGCAGATTCCAGTTCCACAAATCCGGGGGAAAATGTGCGATCTACTCCCGGCGGCTGGAAGAGATGACGGCTTCTCTTCCTGACGTGGTTGAGATGCTGGATGCGGCAACAACGCATGACGTCATCATCGACGGCGAAGTGATCGCCATCATGAATGGAAAACCCATGCCTTTCCAGACGATCCTCCGACGGATCCGCAGGAAGCACGATATCGGGGATGCCAAAGAAGCGATCACCCTTCTTCCCTGGGTGTTTGATATCCTGGCGGCCGACGGCGAGACCCTGATCGATCAGCCGTTCTTCCGCCGCCGGCAGATCCTCGAGTCGGTGATGACCACATATATCGCTCCGCAGATCGTCAGCGATTCCGCAGAAGAGATCGAAGCGTACTATCATGCCTCGCTCGACAGCGGCAATGAAGGGATCATGCTTAAAGTTCTCGACTCGCCGTATCTGCCGGGAAACCGGGGCAAGCTCTGGATTAAGATCAAGCCGGAGGTCGATACGATTGATCTGGTGGTCACGGGCGCAGAGTGGGGAGAAGGAAAACGTGCGAAGATGTTCGGCTCGTTCCTTCTTGCCTGTCAGGATGAGAACGGCGATCTCCTGGAGATCTCGCGTGTGGCGACCGGCATCGATGACTCGATGCTTTCGACCCTGTATGATCTGTTCAAGGAAAAGATCATTGCAGAAAAAGGAAAGACGGTTTCGTTTGAACCGGATGTGGTGTTTGAGGTGGGGTATGCCGAACTCCAGAGGAGTACCAATTACGCGGCAGGATACGCTCTTCGGTTCCCGCGTTTTGTCAGACTGCGGGATGACAAGGATGTGTATGAGATTGAGACGCTGGAGAGCCTGACCCGCCGGTATTCTCTCCAAAACAAGGAAGAGTAACTGGAATATTTGTCATCACCCATATCATTTTCCCTGAAGAGAGAGTAGTATGAATATGCGAGTCTTTGTACTGCTGGCGATGATGTCTCTCATTATGCTGTCCTGTTTTTCGGCAGGATGTGTTGAACAGACACCTTCTCAGAATGATATTTTGGCAGATGTGATCTCATCGCTGCACGAAACCCTCACTACGACGGCAGACGAGGCACGATCCGCAGCCGAGTTCTATGCTGCCGACCCGACTCCTGAGAACGGCCGTCAGGCTCTGGCGACCCTGTATCAGAGGACAACACTGACCCATGACCTGTTGATCGCCGATGAGAACGGGATCGTGCGTGCAGTCTATCCAAATAACATCATAAGTACACTTGGTCAGAACTTGAGCAGCTATCCGCCAAACAAAGAGATCTTTGCCGGGACAGATGTGTATGTCTCCGACTATATGGTTCTGGAAAACGGAATGGAGGCATATCTTCTCTCGGTCCCGATCGAAATTTCCAATGAATATGCCGGGTATATCAGTCTGAGTTTCGATCCGTATCGTCTCTTTGGCCCGGAAGAGCAGAAAGTCTTTGAAAAAGGGTACAACCTCTGGGTCATGCAGATGAACGGCGTTCAGGTGTTCGATGCGGATGTTTCGGAAGCCGGCGTCAATCTCCTGACCGATCCGGATTATGCGATGATCCGGGAAATGGCAGAGCTCGTCGCAGCAAACTCTTCGGGTGAGACGAAATATGTCTATACAGCCGATATAGGTACAGATGTTGTTGAAAAAACAGCAGTATGGGACACTCTCTCATTTGGCGAGAAAGACTGGCGTGTTGTCCTGACGAAGTCGGATGCGGGATCAAGCTAAAAACGTAGGGAAAAAAGAACGTCCGGCGGAAAAAAATATCAGATACTCCTGGGCGGACTCGAACCACCGTCTCCGGCTCCAAAGGCCGGAATGATTGACCACTACACTACAGGAGTTCGTGTCTCACAGACTAATACACTTCTCATTTTATGAGAGGTTCTTACTGGGAACCTTCTAACACGCTGCTCGCGTGAATGGGAAAGGAACTATCTTCTCCAGACATGTCGGTCTGGAAAGTATTTGTAGATTTCCGAATTTTCATCGGCAGTCTCTCAAATAAGATGGTTTCAATGGAGTTGAATCATCGGGTGATGTTTCGCGGCGTTCCTCCTATTACTTCTTTTTTTGTGATGACATTGGATTCTTTTTGTTGCTACTTTGTAGATGGGGAGAGATGTGCTTGTCAAAATTCTTGCAGGTTGAACGCTATATTAGGATGATCTATCAGAGATAATCTCATGGAGAAAATCTATTATCTCACACCTCCCATTATTTTATATCATGCAGGCAGCTGAGACAAGACCACAGCGGGCGACCATTTCTATCTCTTCTGAGATTAAGGAGCGGGTTATCCAGCGCAAGCGGGGTCATCAGACGTATGATGATGTGTTGGGACAGATGCTTGATATGCTGGATGTGGGTGATGAAGGGACTGCGCATGGGGTAGTGTTTCTTTCTGAGGTCCCCATTGGAAAAGATAACGAGATGAAGAAGTTGAAAATACCCATTCCTCTTCAATTGCATATCGACCAGAAAAACGGGTTTATTGATCTGGCAAATCCCGAATTTAAGATTCTTGTCTCCTGTGAAACATTGGAAGAGGCTTTAGAGGAGGCTGGATTACAATTTTCCGATAGTTTTGACCAGTATAATGATCCTGATGTTTCAATGACAGCGGCCTCAAAAGAGTTTGGGAAAAAATTGCGGGATGCTGTGTGGCTCTAATATGATTTTGAAGGCTGATGAAGTCACGAAAGCTTTGAAAAAGAAGGGATTCGAGCAGGTTTCCGGGAGGCAGAAACACCCGCGTTATACGTTTTATGCTAACGGAAAGAGAAGCCCAGTTACGACGCATGTAAGTCATAACAAACAGGAACTCAATGATTTTCTTCTGGCAAAAATGGCTGAGCAAACGTATCTATCCAAGTCTGAGTTTCTGGAGATGATCTCCTGCACGATCGGTCATGAGGATCTGGTGAAGCGGTATGCCGATCTTGATCTCGTGAAGGAATAACGAACCACGCTTTTTTCCATTCTATCACCCATTCTCTATATCTATTCCACTTGCGAATAGTCATTTATGAACGAAAGAGAATGGGGTTGGGTACGATCACAGTCTACACGCAGTCGTTCTATCATGACAACATTAGGTGTATTGATTACTCTATTTGTGACCCTGTTTCTTGCAGTAAATAACCTGCCGGAAACTTCTACTCTACTGAAAATAAACGAAAAAACTCTACAGATTACTGATATAGGACTTACGTGGGGTTATCCTCAATCCAATTCGGGAAGGGTATTACTGGGTATGGATATCTGAGATAAAATCAACCGCGCCGATTCGCGGTTGGTTTTTTCCCTCGTGTTTCCTCCTCCTCCCACCACCTTCCCTTATTGAATCCACACCCACACCGCGTAAGTCCTATTAAAAATAAATCTCAAATATTCTACATAATATCTGATTATGGGGTGCGGGAAAAGTATATTTTCCAACTGCCAAATTCAGGTTTGATTACCTTTCCCTTACTCGAATAGGCTCAACTGTCTATCATGCCGTTTTTCTTCAAACGCGTTCAGATATTCGAATATCTGTTTGTTATCATGGACGATACCGTTTTGTTCGCATTTTTGATGATACAATCTCATGAGTTCTGCGCTGTTTGGACTGTCTATTGCGTATTGATTCCCATATCTCTGCATATACTTCTCTTTCAGGTGCGGAAACAGCAGATCGAGCTGATGGTAAAAGTATTCCCGGTTTCCCTCACGAAGTGTCAATCCCATGCCAAAAGAAAGAACACCATATACTTTTGCTTCTATGCAGTAATCCAAAATCCCTTCGATGTTCTCTTTTGTATCATTGATAAACGGCAGAATCGGGCAAAGCCATACAACCGTGGGTATTCCTGCATCCCGCAGTTGTTTCAGAACGTTGAAGCGTTCCCTTGTTGTGCTTACGTTCGGCTCGATTTTTCTGCAGAGATCTTCATCAAAGGTAGTCAGCGTCATCTGGACTACGCATTTCGTTTTGTCGTTTATTTTTTTCAGTAGGTCAATATCCCGCAAAATGCGGTTCGATTTTGTTATAAGCGTACACCCAAAACCGTATTGCTCTATCAAAAACAGTGCTTTTCTCGTGTTTTCAAGCTCCAGTTCAAGCGGAATATAGGGGTCCGTCATAGACCCGGTGCCTATCATGCATTTTTTCCTCTTGCGTCTCAGTGCTTTGTTTAGTAATTCGACAGCATTTTCCTTGACTTCGATGTCTTCAAACGCGTGTTCGATATGGTAGCACCTGCTTCTCGAATCACAATAGATACACCCGTGGGAACACCCGCGGTAGAGGTTCATCCCGTTATTGGCCGATAAGATCCCTTTGGATTTTACATAGTGCATGGTACAATCATCTCGACAAACGCAAAGTTATCCATCCAATGCTCCAAGGTCTGACCTTTCATAACGGTTGTGACCTGGCAACTGCTTTTTGTATTTCCAACATATAATGGCTTCTTCTAAGGTTTTTCCTTTGTTGTCTGCAAAAAAATCACGGATATAGGTATTGTACTCGAACTGCTTATCAATGACTGTTTCTCCTTTTCTCTTCTCTTCCATAATGTCAAAATAAGCGGTAATTGCGTCTTTATACGTTCTACCCTCATTGCTTTTTAGCCATTTCTGAAAAGTGACATTGAAAGAAAAACTCTTTCCAATATGCTCTTTAAAAAACGCTCTGTGTTTTTCAGAACAAACAAAATCAGATTCAATTTTTGTATCTTCGCAAATATTTGACAGTATTGCGGCTCTTTTCTTTGCTGTTGATGCCGACAATACTTTGCCTGTATCAAGAAAATAAGCAATTCTGTCCGTTATTTCTATTTTGCCGCCAGAGACAGGTAGACGGTATTTTCTGCAAAAGTCTATCAACTCTTCTTTCAAGTAATAGAACTCGCGAAATGTTTTGCTGTCTAAATGGTTATCTAAAACGGGTCTTTTGGTCATTTGTATTTTCCTTGACTTCGTTTAGGTAGCGTTCGTTTCGCCATCACTCTTTTGATTTTATTGGTGTATGCATAAATCTTTCTTTCCCATTGAATACGGTGAAAAAATGATGTGAGATGAAGACCGCAAACTACTGATGTATTTCCGCTCTCTTTTTTATGTAAGAGCATCTAATGTAATAGGGTAGGCGAGGGTAGCCAAGCCAGGCCAACGGCGCCAGACTTAAGATCTGGTCTTCAGTAGTTCATGGGTTCGAATCCCTTCCCTCGCATTTTTCTGAATCAAATGAATAACCTAAACATATTTGTTAAGGGAGTTTATCATGAAAATATTTTATTTTACGGGCACTGGAAACAGTTTATATGTTGCTAAAAGATTTGAAGGAGAGCTCTATTCCATACCAAAGGTGCTAAGAAGTAATGAATTGCGCTATCAAGATGAGAAAATTGGCATCATATTCCCATGTTATGGATTAGCTGCTCCGAAAATTGTACGTGAATTTGTAGAGAAGGTGACACTGGAAAGTCCGTATATCTTTGCTATTTTAACATACGGTAATATGATAGCAAATGGGGTTGGCTGGTTCACAAACTACGCAAAAAAGAATGGCATATCTATACACTATGCAAACAGCCTGCTAATGGTTGATAATTATCTGCCGATTTTTGACGTTGAAGAACAGAAAAAAAAGCAGAAGAACATAGAAGAAAATTTGCGCGTCTTAATAAAGGATATTTCTGAAAGTAAGGAATATATCAATAAAGGTTCAGTATTAGACGTCATTTTAACGAGTGGATTTCAACAAGTGACAAAGGTACTTCCTGAGTATAATTCACCAAAAAAATTCTCTATTAATGATGACTGCAATAATTGCGGGACATGTATCAAGGTATGTCCACGAGATAATATTTCAATTGACAAAGAGCAGGTAAACAGTAAACCTATTCATGGAGATACGTGTGAATTTTGTCTTTCCTGTATTAATCTCTGTCCGAAGAAAGCAATTAAACTAAAATCCGAGAAGAATCCGGATTCCCGGTTTAAAAATGAACATGTGACTCTAAAAGAAATAATAGAGTCTAATAGCTGAAATTATAGATAAGCATCGAAAAACAGGTGAATGAAACATGTTATACAGAAAAATGCCAAAGAATGGAGACAAACTTTCCCTACTTGGATTTGGGTGCATGCATCCTTCTTTAAAAGAGGATGGTAGTATAGATGAAAAAAAGAGCCACGCATTTTTATGAAACCGATTCGTTTACGTGATTTTGTTATGACCGAAGACGGCTGTCTTTACGCCGTCTCCGGGTATGAAAATGATTCCCGCGCCGAATGCGTGCTGCGTTATGTCCCGATTCCTGATGGGGACCGGACGGCTCCTTCGGGAACGAGATACAAGAAATATGATTTTGCCGACGCATTTGCCTGGGTC from Methanocorpusculum sp. harbors:
- a CDS encoding MBL fold metallo-hydrolase; this translates as MDCVLLASGSKGNCIYVGNDSDSIVIDAGLGYLMRTLQSLHLNTDNLRGLCVTHEHSDHVRSAKAFVKAARVPVFASGGTLNALEEGNIIPASAKRILCHEHIPVEAGGLKITTFRAYHDAAEPTGFVIDDGDSRIGICLDTHEVSDTMKTILSACDAVVLESNYCSEAMKSDRFPECEMCRSCGAECQGNKCVLRVYPRYLKDRIQNDGHLSNEDSSACIAELSKDVGIIALAHLSENYNRPNIAREMALAAAGESGTKIFVSDQLAEYRERRLVKFQV
- a CDS encoding ATP-dependent DNA ligase, which translates into the protein MQFVEFAAICNTIEETSSRLATADILAEKFPSLTEEELPVFVRFMRGKLFPDWSSEKLGFGPNLLYDALAYVIGKKRDYVVSAINNSGDVGKVVESLLEKREQTMFFSEELDLLDVNERFLLMAKSSGRRSQQERLRSAQYLLSNATPLEGRYLARLMLEEMRIGVGEGVVKDAVAKAFGVPADVIEHAHQALNDLGEVATLAKSDPGRLTEVHITAFRPVKMMLAQQGSITSMVETHGKLAAENKYDGSRFQFHKSGGKCAIYSRRLEEMTASLPDVVEMLDAATTHDVIIDGEVIAIMNGKPMPFQTILRRIRRKHDIGDAKEAITLLPWVFDILAADGETLIDQPFFRRRQILESVMTTYIAPQIVSDSAEEIEAYYHASLDSGNEGIMLKVLDSPYLPGNRGKLWIKIKPEVDTIDLVVTGAEWGEGKRAKMFGSFLLACQDENGDLLEISRVATGIDDSMLSTLYDLFKEKIIAEKGKTVSFEPDVVFEVGYAELQRSTNYAAGYALRFPRFVRLRDDKDVYEIETLESLTRRYSLQNKEE
- a CDS encoding PDC sensor domain-containing protein, whose amino-acid sequence is MRVFVLLAMMSLIMLSCFSAGCVEQTPSQNDILADVISSLHETLTTTADEARSAAEFYAADPTPENGRQALATLYQRTTLTHDLLIADENGIVRAVYPNNIISTLGQNLSSYPPNKEIFAGTDVYVSDYMVLENGMEAYLLSVPIEISNEYAGYISLSFDPYRLFGPEEQKVFEKGYNLWVMQMNGVQVFDADVSEAGVNLLTDPDYAMIREMAELVAANSSGETKYVYTADIGTDVVEKTAVWDTLSFGEKDWRVVLTKSDAGSS
- a CDS encoding type II toxin-antitoxin system HicA family toxin is translated as MKADEVTKALKKKGFEQVSGRQKHPRYTFYANGKRSPVTTHVSHNKQELNDFLLAKMAEQTYLSKSEFLEMISCTIGHEDLVKRYADLDLVKE
- a CDS encoding radical SAM protein, with the protein product MHYVKSKGILSANNGMNLYRGCSHGCIYCDSRSRCYHIEHAFEDIEVKENAVELLNKALRRKRKKCMIGTGSMTDPYIPLELELENTRKALFLIEQYGFGCTLITKSNRILRDIDLLKKINDKTKCVVQMTLTTFDEDLCRKIEPNVSTTRERFNVLKQLRDAGIPTVVWLCPILPFINDTKENIEGILDYCIEAKVYGVLSFGMGLTLREGNREYFYHQLDLLFPHLKEKYMQRYGNQYAIDSPNSAELMRLYHQKCEQNGIVHDNKQIFEYLNAFEEKRHDRQLSLFE
- a CDS encoding DUF6434 domain-containing protein, translated to MTKRPVLDNHLDSKTFREFYYLKEELIDFCRKYRLPVSGGKIEITDRIAYFLDTGKVLSASTAKKRAAILSNICEDTKIESDFVCSEKHRAFFKEHIGKSFSFNVTFQKWLKSNEGRTYKDAITAYFDIMEEKRKGETVIDKQFEYNTYIRDFFADNKGKTLEEAIICWKYKKQLPGHNRYERSDLGALDG
- a CDS encoding EFR1 family ferrodoxin (N-terminal region resembles flavodoxins. C-terminal ferrodoxin region binds two 4Fe-4S clusters.), which translates into the protein MKIFYFTGTGNSLYVAKRFEGELYSIPKVLRSNELRYQDEKIGIIFPCYGLAAPKIVREFVEKVTLESPYIFAILTYGNMIANGVGWFTNYAKKNGISIHYANSLLMVDNYLPIFDVEEQKKKQKNIEENLRVLIKDISESKEYINKGSVLDVILTSGFQQVTKVLPEYNSPKKFSINDDCNNCGTCIKVCPRDNISIDKEQVNSKPIHGDTCEFCLSCINLCPKKAIKLKSEKNPDSRFKNEHVTLKEIIESNS